A window from Myripristis murdjan chromosome 11, fMyrMur1.1, whole genome shotgun sequence encodes these proteins:
- the LOC115368296 gene encoding uncharacterized protein LOC115368296 isoform X1 — MGCIGSRTITADAVPVRKDGDQHGRAEFSWEGINLSMEDTTSILPRLKRTSSNAYGIGALAKSSLSGVSGVTRSMKDKVTKPTAMAQGRVAHMIEWQSWGKPSAGPRGGAGRTNLQREKERRMENDAYSDLSDGEKEARFAAGIMQQFAISEATLFGWNSMDGESMGAGSNQGSVAHLSEVNQESITSRDQVLHHSSADVWPHTYVSQGLYCLSSSDAWDPITSQPSGVASPAAGSYIMAAGGSSGAGGTPGEGYEGTVGSYLQQHQAQLALQQQNQLQQLQQLQHYQQQQLLQYQQQQQTMEHRLHSASHSLQATPNSTIHSLGPPTHPRIADLWGAAQLEAHQVEIVGQLSGPMAEMVGGVVETVGEEPEPESEGISEQQEEEEEEVTRVEEVTLTLEPEPCSLTPSPLREEAPPTGGSSPGPPAQPAESVADRIPFDVTPCVVQSLEEKDEEAEEGSIVVVATN; from the exons catgGCCGTGCCGAGTTTTCCTGGGAAGGAATCAAT CTGTCCATGGAGGACACCACCTCCATCCTGCCTCGTCTCAAGAGGACCTCCTCCAACGCCTACGGGATCGGTGCCCTGGCTAAGTCCTCTCtgtcaggtgtgtcag GTGTGACTCGCTCCATGAAGGACAAGGTGACCAAGCCCACCGCCATGGCGCAGGGCCGCGTCGCCCACATGATCGAGTGGCAGAGTTGGGGCAAGCCGTCGGCGGGGCCGAGGGGCGGGGCCGGCCGCACCAACctgcagagggagaaggagaggaggatggagaacGACGCCTACAGCGACCTCAGCGACGGCGAGAAGGAAGCCCGCTTCGCTGCAG gtaTCATGCAGCAGTTTGCGATCTCGGAGGCGACTCTGTTCGGCTGGAACTCGATGGACGGGGAGAGCATGGGCGCCGGCTCCAACCAGGGCAGCGTGGCCCACCTCAGCGAGGTCAACCAGGAGAGCATCACCAGCAGAG ACCAAGTGCTCCACCACTCCTCTGCGGATGTCTGGCCTCATACTTACGTCTCCCAGGGCCTGTACTGCCTGTCTTCCTCTGATGCCTGGGACCCAATCACCAGCCAACCCTCCGGCGTGGCCTCGCCAGCCGCCGGCTCCTACATCATGGCCGCTG GAGGCAGCAGCGGAGCAGGAGGGACGCCTGGTGAGGGCTACGAGGGGACAGTAGGAAGTTACCTCCAGCAGCACCAGGCTCAGCTcgccctgcagcagcagaaccaacttcagcagctgcaacagCTCCAGCActaccagcagcaacagctactgcagtaccaacagcaacaacag ACTATGGAGCACAGGCTACACAGTGCCTCCCATTCCCTCCAAGCCACTCCCAACAGCACCATCCACAGCCTTGGTCCTCCCACCCACCCCCGCATAGCTGACCTGTGGGGAGCAGCACAGCTCGAGGCCCACCAG GTGGAGATTGTCGGGCAGCTGAGTGGACCGATGGCTGAGATGGTCGGAGGCGTGGTCGAGACCGTAGGGGAGGAGCCAGAGCCGGAGTCTGAAGGCATCTCCGAGcagcaggaagaagaggaagaggaggtgacgAGG GTAGAGGAGGTAACGTTAACCTTGGAACCGGAGCCGTGCTCTTTGACCCCGTCCCCCCTGAGGGAGGAGGCCCCCCCGACCGGAGGCTCAAGCCCGGGACCGCCGGCACAGCCTGCTGAATCGGTTGCCGACAGGATACCGTTCGACGTCACGCCCTGCGTCGTCCAATCGCTGGAGGAGAAGGacgaggaggcagaggagggttCGATTGTTGTTGTGGCAACCAACTGA
- the LOC115368296 gene encoding uncharacterized protein LOC115368296 isoform X2: MGCIGSRTITDAVPVRKDGDQHGRAEFSWEGINLSMEDTTSILPRLKRTSSNAYGIGALAKSSLSGVSGVTRSMKDKVTKPTAMAQGRVAHMIEWQSWGKPSAGPRGGAGRTNLQREKERRMENDAYSDLSDGEKEARFAAGIMQQFAISEATLFGWNSMDGESMGAGSNQGSVAHLSEVNQESITSRDQVLHHSSADVWPHTYVSQGLYCLSSSDAWDPITSQPSGVASPAAGSYIMAAGGSSGAGGTPGEGYEGTVGSYLQQHQAQLALQQQNQLQQLQQLQHYQQQQLLQYQQQQQTMEHRLHSASHSLQATPNSTIHSLGPPTHPRIADLWGAAQLEAHQVEIVGQLSGPMAEMVGGVVETVGEEPEPESEGISEQQEEEEEEVTRVEEVTLTLEPEPCSLTPSPLREEAPPTGGSSPGPPAQPAESVADRIPFDVTPCVVQSLEEKDEEAEEGSIVVVATN, translated from the exons catgGCCGTGCCGAGTTTTCCTGGGAAGGAATCAAT CTGTCCATGGAGGACACCACCTCCATCCTGCCTCGTCTCAAGAGGACCTCCTCCAACGCCTACGGGATCGGTGCCCTGGCTAAGTCCTCTCtgtcaggtgtgtcag GTGTGACTCGCTCCATGAAGGACAAGGTGACCAAGCCCACCGCCATGGCGCAGGGCCGCGTCGCCCACATGATCGAGTGGCAGAGTTGGGGCAAGCCGTCGGCGGGGCCGAGGGGCGGGGCCGGCCGCACCAACctgcagagggagaaggagaggaggatggagaacGACGCCTACAGCGACCTCAGCGACGGCGAGAAGGAAGCCCGCTTCGCTGCAG gtaTCATGCAGCAGTTTGCGATCTCGGAGGCGACTCTGTTCGGCTGGAACTCGATGGACGGGGAGAGCATGGGCGCCGGCTCCAACCAGGGCAGCGTGGCCCACCTCAGCGAGGTCAACCAGGAGAGCATCACCAGCAGAG ACCAAGTGCTCCACCACTCCTCTGCGGATGTCTGGCCTCATACTTACGTCTCCCAGGGCCTGTACTGCCTGTCTTCCTCTGATGCCTGGGACCCAATCACCAGCCAACCCTCCGGCGTGGCCTCGCCAGCCGCCGGCTCCTACATCATGGCCGCTG GAGGCAGCAGCGGAGCAGGAGGGACGCCTGGTGAGGGCTACGAGGGGACAGTAGGAAGTTACCTCCAGCAGCACCAGGCTCAGCTcgccctgcagcagcagaaccaacttcagcagctgcaacagCTCCAGCActaccagcagcaacagctactgcagtaccaacagcaacaacag ACTATGGAGCACAGGCTACACAGTGCCTCCCATTCCCTCCAAGCCACTCCCAACAGCACCATCCACAGCCTTGGTCCTCCCACCCACCCCCGCATAGCTGACCTGTGGGGAGCAGCACAGCTCGAGGCCCACCAG GTGGAGATTGTCGGGCAGCTGAGTGGACCGATGGCTGAGATGGTCGGAGGCGTGGTCGAGACCGTAGGGGAGGAGCCAGAGCCGGAGTCTGAAGGCATCTCCGAGcagcaggaagaagaggaagaggaggtgacgAGG GTAGAGGAGGTAACGTTAACCTTGGAACCGGAGCCGTGCTCTTTGACCCCGTCCCCCCTGAGGGAGGAGGCCCCCCCGACCGGAGGCTCAAGCCCGGGACCGCCGGCACAGCCTGCTGAATCGGTTGCCGACAGGATACCGTTCGACGTCACGCCCTGCGTCGTCCAATCGCTGGAGGAGAAGGacgaggaggcagaggagggttCGATTGTTGTTGTGGCAACCAACTGA